AGGACATCTTCGATCAGGCCGGGCATGGCACGCATGCTGGCTCCAACGCTCTGAATGACAGGCTGCCAATCCGATCGGCAAATGCCGTCGAAAAGCTCGAATCCGCAGGCATGATCGCCATCGGCCGCACCAACATGGTTGAGTTCGCCTATGGCGGATGGGGAACAAACCAAGTTCAGGGCGCGCCGTGCAATCCCTGGGGTCTGGACACTCATGTCGTTGCAGGCGGCTCAAGCAGCGGCTCGGCAGTTGCGGTCGCTGGTGGATTCGCCCCAGCCGCTTTGGGTACCGATACTGGCGGCTCGATCCGCACGCCTGCCGCCTGGTGCGGAATCGTCGGCCTCAAGACTTCAGTCGGGCTAGTCGGGCGCGGCGGTGTCGTGCCGCTATGCCCGACACATGACAGCGTCGGACCGATGACCCGTACCGTCCGTGACGCCGCGCTTCTGTTGGAAGCTATGGTGGGGTCGGATCCTCGCGATGTCGCCACGTGGCACGTTCCCTCCGTGCGTTCCCTTACCACGATCGAGGACGGCGTGAAGGGCCTGCGGATCGGAATGCTCCACGAGCGGGATTTGGCAGGCGTCGAGCCCGACATCCGGATGCTGCATGATCGCGCAATCGCCGATCTGACAGCTCTTGGCGCCCAATTCCACAAAATCGCTCTGCCATTGTCCATCAGCGATTATCTCGGCCGTGGCGGCGACATTATGAGCGTCGAGAGCTATGCCTTTCTCAGCGCTTATGTCGAACATCCGGACAGCCCGGTGGATCCGGTCATTGCAGAACGCATCAGCCGCGGCCGCGACATCAGCGGACCGGCTTACTACCGCCTTCTCGAAACCCGCCGGCTGGCGCAGATCGGCTTTCAGGAAGCGGCAGCAGGATTTGACGCGTTCGTCGCGCCTGGCTCGCATCGAAGTCCAGTACCGCTTGGCGAGGTAGACGAAAGCCAGCCTCCCAATCATTTTGGAAGACTGGTGAACTATCTCGATCTCGCCAGCCTAGTAGTCCCGGTCGGATTGACATCAAATGGCCTGCCAGCTGGCCTGCAGATTGTTGTCAGAAAATTCGACGATGCCTTGGCACTTCGCATCGGACGGACGTTGGAACGTGAGCGTGGTGGCCTGTTTGTGCCTGCGCCGGGGTTGCTGGCCCAATGAAGTCCATGGCTGATTTCCACAACCTGGCGAGCTCTCTCATTTACCCATGCCAATACCGGGCCCAACCGGATTGCGAGGGCTTTTGAAAACACTGCAGGTGGCTTGTGGCCCCGCCGGACAAGTACTGAAGCGATAGACTGGCAGAGCGAGAACATGAAGAAGCTGATCAACAGTCCTGAGAAATATGTGGATGAAGCGCTGGCGGGGATGAGTTTGGCGCACCAGGGTGCCTACAAGATTTCCGGCAGCAACGGCCGTGTCATTGAACGGGCCAAGAAAAAGGCTTGGGGCAAGGTTGGAGTTGTTTCCGGCGGTGGCTTTGGGCACTTGCCGCTGTTTGCCGGATATGTCGGAGAAGGACTGCTGGATGCCTGCGCAGTCGGGCATGTGTTCGCCGGCCCGTCCTACGACGACATATCCGAGGCCTTGAACGCGGCTGACCACGGCGGTGGCGTTCTATCGGTCATTGCCAATTATGGCGGCGACACCATGGTGTTTGGCATGGTCAATGACACGTTGATCGCTGAGGGCAAGGACTGCGCCACCGTAATTGTGGCCGATGACGTTGCAAGTGCAGACAAGGATCGAGCCGACACGCGTCGCGGCGTGGCTGGGATCATCTTCGCATTCAAAGTTGCTGGAGCCGCAGCGGAAAGGGGACTCAGCCTACATGAGGTGAAAGCTGTGACTGAAAAGGCCATGGCTGGTTGCCGGTCCATAGGGGTTGCACTATCGGCCTGCACAGTACCCCAGGCGGGCGAGCCGACCTTTCATCTCGAAGAAGATGCCATTGAAATGGGCATGGGCATTCACGGTGAGAAAGGATTGTGGCGCGGGTCGCTTAAACCCGCTGACGAAATTGCCGCAGAGATGGTCGAACGCTTGTTGGCTGACCTCAAACCCGCACAGGGGTCTAGCGTGGCGGTTCTGGTCAACGGCCTGGGTGCAACACCGCTGGAAGAACTCTACATTCTGTACCGCAAAGTGGCCCACCTGATCGAGGCAGCGGGTCTGAAGATCGCCTACTCACTTGCTGGTGAATACGCGACTTCAATGGAAATGGCGGGCGCCTCGGTGAGCGTTATGCAGGTCGACGATGAATTGCTCGGTCTGTTGAATGCCCCTGCCCAATGTCCCCTGTGGAGAGCGTGATGGAGACCGTCTTCACCGGAACAGATGTAGGCGCAGCCATGCGTCGCGTCGCGCTGGCGCTCGTCGAGAGCAAAGATCGATTTAACAAGCTTGATGCTGCGGGTGGCGACGGTGACATGGGCACTACCTTGGCGACTGTTTCACAGGCGTTGCTTGCCGACGAGACACTTTATCCGAATGACGTCGGCGAGAGTCTGATGCGGATTGCAAAAACAATTGCACGGACCTCAGGCTCCAGCCTGAGTGCCGTTGTAATGACAGGACTAATCACACTGGGAAAGACTTGGTCGGCGAAACACGAAGTTGCCTGGATCGAGATGGCGCCCGCGTTGTCAAATGCCCTTGAGACCATGCAGGCCCGGTCAAAGGCCAGACTTGGCGACAAGACGGTGTTGGACGGAATAGCTCGGGTCGCAAGGAACATGGAGGGGATCTCAACTGCAGAAAAGATCATGGCCACAGCGCAACAAGCGACCGCTGACGCGCTGGCGGAGTTTCGCTCTTGCCCGGCAATCATTGGGAGGCTGCGGCTTGAGCCATCCAAAGGGATCGGAACCGACGATCCGGGCATGGTTGCATTGCAGGTTGCCGTATCGGCCATGGCAGGGTCGCTGTCTGATCGAGTAGTGGGCGGATCCAACAAATGACCGATCCGAGCACCGAATTTTCCTCCATCACACACCAAGTAAATCAGACGCCCAGGCCGATCCCCGCGAGAGCAGATGTTGTGGTGGTAGGCGCCGGCATCATCGGAACTGCCACCGCCCTGTTCCTTGCACTACGGGGGCTGTCTGTCGTCGTGTGTGAAAAAGGTCATGTCGCATGCGAGCAATCCAGCCGCAATTGGGGGTGGGTGCGCAAGATGGGGCGCGATCCAGCCGAGCTACCCATGGCTATCGCCAGCGCCAAGCTATGGGCTGGGATGAACGCGCTTACAGGCATCGAGACAGGATTCCGCGAAACCGGCATCTACTATTTGTGCAAAGACCAGAAGGACATCCAAAAGTACGAAGAATGGCTAGCTTTCGCCAAGGTGCATGATCTCGATTCCTCCCTACTTAGGCAAAGTGGTTTGAAAGAGCGTTTCCCAACGCTCAAGGGTCATTGGGAAGGTGCGCTATTTACCAAAAGCGATGGACGCGCCGAACCTTCCATGGCGACGCAAGCCATGGCGGCTTCATTACGCACACG
This DNA window, taken from Mesorhizobium loti, encodes the following:
- a CDS encoding DAK2 domain protein; protein product: METVFTGTDVGAAMRRVALALVESKDRFNKLDAAGGDGDMGTTLATVSQALLADETLYPNDVGESLMRIAKTIARTSGSSLSAVVMTGLITLGKTWSAKHEVAWIEMAPALSNALETMQARSKARLGDKTVLDGIARVARNMEGISTAEKIMATAQQATADALAEFRSCPAIIGRLRLEPSKGIGTDDPGMVALQVAVSAMAGSLSDRVVGGSNK
- a CDS encoding Glu-tRNA(Gln) amidotransferase subunit A, which codes for MIFDPFWSIEQLSERFARRELSSVEAVTELVRRIAALDGRLHAFCQVDEDGALARARAADEARANGNSTSPLLGVPLAVKDIFDQAGHGTHAGSNALNDRLPIRSANAVEKLESAGMIAIGRTNMVEFAYGGWGTNQVQGAPCNPWGLDTHVVAGGSSSGSAVAVAGGFAPAALGTDTGGSIRTPAAWCGIVGLKTSVGLVGRGGVVPLCPTHDSVGPMTRTVRDAALLLEAMVGSDPRDVATWHVPSVRSLTTIEDGVKGLRIGMLHERDLAGVEPDIRMLHDRAIADLTALGAQFHKIALPLSISDYLGRGGDIMSVESYAFLSAYVEHPDSPVDPVIAERISRGRDISGPAYYRLLETRRLAQIGFQEAAAGFDAFVAPGSHRSPVPLGEVDESQPPNHFGRLVNYLDLASLVVPVGLTSNGLPAGLQIVVRKFDDALALRIGRTLERERGGLFVPAPGLLAQ
- a CDS encoding Putative glycerone kinase, which codes for MWPRRTSTEAIDWQSENMKKLINSPEKYVDEALAGMSLAHQGAYKISGSNGRVIERAKKKAWGKVGVVSGGGFGHLPLFAGYVGEGLLDACAVGHVFAGPSYDDISEALNAADHGGGVLSVIANYGGDTMVFGMVNDTLIAEGKDCATVIVADDVASADKDRADTRRGVAGIIFAFKVAGAAAERGLSLHEVKAVTEKAMAGCRSIGVALSACTVPQAGEPTFHLEEDAIEMGMGIHGEKGLWRGSLKPADEIAAEMVERLLADLKPAQGSSVAVLVNGLGATPLEELYILYRKVAHLIEAAGLKIAYSLAGEYATSMEMAGASVSVMQVDDELLGLLNAPAQCPLWRA